In a genomic window of Cytobacillus sp. FSL H8-0458:
- a CDS encoding PRC-barrel domain-containing protein, with protein sequence MRTFSLLKGLPVFELKTGNKAGDICDLSISGTGKVQGLLLRKGALLKKTYIINIEDVASFGWDGVMIEDTSVLQAIPKHDDYTCETHNRLTGKMIMSREGERLGLLEDVYFKEELGTIVGYELSDGFFSDVLEGKRVIKTDDPPAIGKDAIIVNVK encoded by the coding sequence TTGCGGACATTTTCTTTATTAAAAGGCCTGCCGGTTTTTGAGTTGAAAACCGGTAATAAAGCAGGCGATATCTGTGATTTATCCATTTCAGGCACCGGAAAAGTTCAGGGATTACTGCTGCGAAAGGGCGCACTTTTGAAAAAGACATATATCATCAATATTGAAGACGTGGCATCTTTCGGCTGGGATGGAGTGATGATTGAAGATACCTCTGTTCTTCAGGCAATTCCTAAACATGATGATTATACATGTGAGACCCATAACCGGTTAACCGGCAAAATGATTATGAGCCGGGAAGGAGAACGGCTGGGTTTGCTTGAGGATGTATACTTTAAGGAAGAATTGGGCACGATTGTAGGGTACGAACTGTCGGATGGCTTCTTTTCAGATGTGCTGGAAGGAAAACGTGTCATAAAAACCGATGACCCGCCTGCAATTGGAAAAGACGCCATAATTGTAAATGTAAAATAG
- a CDS encoding O-methyltransferase, which translates to MNDKLHAYIEEIIPERPQLLDKMEQYAQEHNVPIMELAGIEAMLQLLRIQKPKMILEVGTAIGYSALRMAFAVPETKIVTIERDAERYQLAEKYIEEAGKKEQIIIIKGDALEVGEDVEKHGPYDAIFIDAAKGQYQRFFEIYSRFLSDGGVIITDNVLFKGLVCEADIENKRIRNMVRKIDVFNKWLMSHPEYHTVILPVGDGVAISKKR; encoded by the coding sequence ATGAACGATAAGCTGCATGCATATATAGAGGAAATAATACCTGAAAGGCCCCAGTTGCTGGACAAAATGGAGCAATACGCCCAAGAACACAATGTTCCGATCATGGAGCTGGCAGGAATCGAGGCGATGCTTCAGCTGTTGCGCATTCAAAAACCGAAAATGATTCTCGAAGTAGGCACGGCAATAGGCTATTCAGCACTCAGAATGGCGTTCGCAGTTCCAGAGACGAAAATTGTTACAATTGAACGCGATGCGGAACGTTACCAGCTTGCCGAAAAGTATATAGAAGAAGCCGGGAAAAAGGAGCAAATCATCATCATTAAGGGAGATGCCCTGGAAGTCGGGGAAGACGTTGAAAAGCACGGACCCTATGATGCTATATTTATTGATGCAGCAAAAGGCCAATATCAGCGGTTCTTTGAAATCTATTCACGATTTCTCTCAGATGGCGGCGTGATTATAACAGACAATGTCCTTTTCAAAGGCCTTGTGTGTGAAGCAGATATAGAAAATAAACGTATCCGGAATATGGTAAGAAAAATTGATGTGTTTAATAAATGGTTAATGAGTCATCCTGAATATCATACAGTTATTTTGCCTGTTGGGGATGGCGTGGCAATTAGTAAAAAGAGGTGA
- a CDS encoding AI-2E family transporter, giving the protein MNIQMKWYYRLGFLLLLFIVILVFLKLQALWMPILEIVFAVFIPFVIGAFITYLLHPIVEKLHETGLHRGLAVFIIYFLFFGGIGLTLYKGIPAFIHQLRDLAENAPHFANQYRGWIDTIQSKTSTWPDGLQTRIDDVIAAVEQRLNNLLSKVITFFLNVLNYAVIIAVIPFISFYLLKDFSIMKRAAWYLTPRKWRKEGVLFLRDIDKSLGSYIRGQLLVCAAIGAISSLLFWVFDMRYPLLLGTIIGVTNVIPYFGPIIGAVPAVIIASALSVKMVVITIGIIMVLQFLEGNILSPLIVGKSLHMHPLLIMLALLAGGEAGGILGLIIAVPILAVIKVSIIHAKKHFSKNKQPKISRTSS; this is encoded by the coding sequence TTGAATATTCAAATGAAATGGTACTACCGGCTTGGATTTCTGCTTCTCTTGTTTATTGTGATTTTGGTTTTTCTAAAGCTCCAGGCATTATGGATGCCCATTCTGGAAATCGTATTTGCCGTATTCATTCCTTTTGTCATTGGTGCATTTATTACATATCTTCTACACCCGATCGTGGAAAAATTGCATGAAACGGGCCTTCACAGGGGGCTTGCCGTTTTTATTATTTATTTTTTATTTTTCGGGGGAATTGGCCTTACCCTGTATAAAGGGATTCCGGCTTTTATTCATCAATTGCGAGATCTGGCGGAAAATGCTCCTCATTTTGCAAATCAGTACCGCGGGTGGATCGACACGATACAGAGTAAAACTTCAACATGGCCTGATGGCCTGCAGACCAGGATTGATGATGTTATTGCAGCTGTAGAGCAGCGGTTAAATAATCTTTTATCGAAGGTAATCACATTTTTTCTTAATGTATTGAACTATGCTGTGATTATCGCAGTTATCCCCTTCATCTCCTTTTATCTCCTTAAAGATTTTTCGATTATGAAAAGAGCTGCCTGGTATTTGACGCCAAGAAAATGGAGAAAGGAAGGCGTGTTGTTCTTAAGAGATATAGATAAGTCTCTCGGAAGCTATATCAGAGGGCAGCTTCTGGTATGTGCAGCCATTGGGGCCATTTCTTCTCTGCTATTCTGGGTTTTTGATATGCGCTATCCTCTTTTGCTCGGCACTATAATAGGTGTTACTAATGTAATCCCTTATTTTGGTCCAATTATCGGAGCGGTCCCGGCTGTCATCATTGCCTCAGCTTTATCGGTTAAAATGGTCGTAATAACAATTGGGATTATTATGGTTCTTCAGTTCCTTGAGGGGAATATCCTATCACCCCTGATTGTTGGAAAAAGTCTTCATATGCACCCTCTTCTCATTATGCTCGCACTGCTGGCCGGCGGAGAAGCTGGAGGGATATTGGGCTTGATTATTGCAGTTCCGATTTTAGCTGTTATTAAAGTAAGTATCATACATGCAAAAAAACACTTTTCAAAAAATAAACAGCCAAAAATCAGCAGAACCTCATCATGA
- the ruvX gene encoding Holliday junction resolvase RuvX, whose product MRTMGLDVGSKTVGVALSDALGWTAQGLETIKINEEEKEFGFERIGEIIKEHEVSKIVVGLPKNMNGTIGPRGEASQFFASELEKLFGLPVVLWDERLSTMAAERVLLEADVSRKKRKKVIDKMAAVMILQGFLNSQI is encoded by the coding sequence ATGCGGACTATGGGACTGGATGTCGGCTCTAAGACAGTCGGCGTCGCTCTAAGCGATGCGCTTGGATGGACAGCGCAGGGCTTGGAAACCATCAAAATCAACGAGGAAGAAAAAGAGTTTGGTTTTGAAAGAATTGGTGAAATAATAAAAGAGCATGAAGTCAGTAAGATTGTTGTCGGCTTGCCTAAAAATATGAATGGAACCATTGGCCCCCGCGGTGAAGCCAGCCAGTTCTTTGCTTCAGAGCTGGAGAAGCTATTTGGCCTTCCGGTCGTATTATGGGACGAGCGTCTCTCAACAATGGCAGCTGAAAGAGTTTTGCTTGAAGCGGATGTCAGCCGCAAAAAACGGAAAAAAGTCATTGATAAAATGGCAGCCGTCATGATTTTACAAGGCTTTTTAAATAGCCAAATTTAA
- the udk gene encoding uridine kinase: MKRKPVVIGVAGGSGSGKTSVTKAIYDRFKGHSILMIEQDYYYKDQTHLPFEERLKTNYDHPLAFDNDLLIEHIESLLRYEPINKPVYDYAMHTRSEEVIEVEPKDVIILEGILILEDERLRNLMDMKLYVDTDADLRIIRRLFRDIKERGRTMDSVIEQYVNVVRPMHNQFIEPTKRYADIIIPEGGHNYVAIDLMVTKIQTILEQKSFL; this comes from the coding sequence ATGAAACGCAAACCCGTTGTAATTGGGGTGGCCGGCGGTTCCGGCTCAGGAAAAACGAGCGTAACCAAAGCGATCTACGACCGTTTCAAAGGGCACTCAATCCTTATGATCGAACAGGATTATTATTATAAGGATCAGACTCATCTTCCTTTTGAAGAAAGATTGAAAACGAATTATGACCATCCGCTTGCATTTGATAACGATTTGCTAATTGAACATATTGAAAGCCTGCTGAGATATGAACCGATTAACAAGCCTGTATATGATTATGCCATGCATACAAGGTCGGAAGAGGTAATTGAAGTCGAACCAAAGGATGTCATCATCTTAGAAGGCATTCTGATTCTTGAGGATGAGAGGCTCCGTAATCTGATGGACATGAAATTATACGTAGATACAGATGCCGACCTGCGGATCATCCGCCGCTTATTCAGGGATATAAAAGAGCGGGGGCGCACCATGGATTCAGTCATTGAACAATATGTAAATGTTGTGCGGCCAATGCATAATCAATTTATTGAGCCGACGAAAAGATATGCTGACATCATTATTCCTGAAGGCGGGCATAATTACGTGGCCATCGATTTAATGGTCACAAAAATTCAAACAATTCTTGAACAAAAGTCATTTTTATGA
- a CDS encoding peptidase U32 family protein, giving the protein MAAVKVKISEIVNGKRVIVKKPELLAPAGNLEKLKIAVHYGADAVFIGGQEYGLRSNAGNFTFEEMKEGVEFAKKYGAKIYVTTNIFAHNENIDGLEDYLLGLKEAGVAGIIVADPLIIETCRRVAPEIEVHLSTQQSLSNWKAVEFWKEEGLERVVLARETSAEEIKEMKEKVDIEIETFIHGAMCIAYSGRCTLSNHMTARDSNRGGCCQSCRWDYDLYQLEGENEVPLYSEGDAPFAMSPKDLKLIESIPRMIELGIDSLKIEGRMKSIHYIATVVSVYRKVIDAYCADPDNFQIKQEWLEELDKCANRETATAFFEGVPGYKEQMFGNHSKKTNIDFVGLVLDYNPETQIVTLQQRNKFMPGEEVEFFGPEIENFTQVIDKIWDEKGNELDAARHPLQIVQFKVDKPVYPDNMMRKEL; this is encoded by the coding sequence ATGGCAGCGGTAAAAGTAAAAATTTCCGAAATTGTCAACGGCAAACGGGTTATTGTAAAAAAGCCTGAATTGCTTGCTCCGGCTGGAAACCTTGAAAAGCTGAAGATTGCCGTTCACTATGGTGCCGACGCTGTGTTTATCGGCGGACAGGAATACGGCCTTCGTTCAAACGCAGGCAACTTCACTTTTGAAGAAATGAAAGAAGGCGTCGAATTCGCCAAAAAATACGGAGCTAAGATTTATGTTACAACCAATATTTTTGCTCATAACGAAAATATTGATGGTCTTGAGGATTATTTGCTGGGCCTTAAAGAAGCAGGAGTTGCAGGAATCATTGTGGCAGATCCGCTGATCATTGAAACCTGCCGCCGTGTTGCACCGGAGATAGAAGTTCATTTAAGCACACAGCAATCCCTCTCCAACTGGAAGGCAGTCGAGTTCTGGAAGGAAGAAGGATTGGAGCGTGTGGTCCTTGCGCGTGAAACAAGTGCGGAAGAAATCAAAGAAATGAAGGAGAAGGTTGATATTGAAATTGAAACCTTCATTCATGGGGCGATGTGTATTGCCTACTCCGGGCGCTGCACACTCAGCAACCATATGACTGCACGTGATTCCAACAGGGGTGGCTGCTGTCAATCCTGCCGCTGGGATTATGATTTATATCAGCTTGAAGGAGAAAATGAAGTTCCTTTATACAGCGAAGGAGATGCTCCATTTGCGATGAGTCCTAAAGATCTTAAGCTGATTGAATCAATTCCGCGTATGATCGAATTGGGAATTGACAGTTTAAAAATTGAAGGACGCATGAAATCCATCCATTACATTGCAACAGTAGTAAGCGTGTACCGCAAAGTGATTGATGCCTATTGTGCAGATCCGGACAACTTCCAGATTAAGCAGGAATGGCTTGAAGAGCTTGATAAATGTGCAAACCGCGAAACAGCGACCGCTTTCTTTGAAGGGGTTCCTGGGTATAAAGAGCAAATGTTTGGAAATCATAGCAAAAAGACGAATATCGATTTCGTCGGGCTTGTGCTGGATTACAATCCGGAAACACAAATTGTTACCCTTCAGCAGAGAAACAAATTTATGCCTGGAGAGGAAGTCGAATTCTTCGGACCTGAAATTGAAAACTTTACACAAGTCATTGATAAAATTTGGGATGAAAAAGGCAATGAGCTGGATGCTGCGCGCCATCCGCTTCAAATTGTTCAATTTAAAGTTGATAAGCCGGTATACCCTGACAACATGATGCGAAAGGAGCTCTAA
- a CDS encoding YrzQ family protein has translation MNRILTSAMMLGAGMAAYNYAQKNNMISGRKMKRIQKRITKALF, from the coding sequence GTGAACAGAATATTAACCTCTGCAATGATGCTTGGGGCAGGCATGGCTGCTTATAATTACGCCCAAAAGAATAATATGATATCAGGCCGAAAAATGAAACGCATCCAAAAAAGAATAACAAAAGCTTTATTTTAA
- the alaS gene encoding alanine--tRNA ligase: MKQLSGAEIRRMFLDFFKEKGHAVEPSASLVPHEDPSLLWINSGVATLKKYFDGRVIPENPRITNAQKSIRTNDIENVGKTARHHTFFEMLGNFSIGDYFKEEAIVWAWEFLTDKQWIGFAEEKLSVTIHPEDDEAFNIWREKVGVPEERIIRLEGNFWDIGEGPSGPNTEIFYDRGPEYGNDTEDPELYPGGENDRYLEVWNLVFSEFNHNPDGTYTPLPKKNIDTGMGLERMASVVQNVPTNFDTDLFMPIIRGTEEISGRKYGSSKETDVAFKVIADHIRTVAFAVGDGALPSNEGRGYVLRRLLRRAVRYAKQININEPFMYELVPVVGEIMHDFYPEVKEKTEFIQKVIKNEEERFHETLHEGLAILSSVIKKEKEKGSDTIQGEDVFRLYDTYGFPVELTEEYAEEEGMKVDHAGFEKEMEGQRKRARSARQDVDSMQVQGGVLGELKIESKFVGYDKLQTEAQIAAIVKDGQLIEEAHDGEEIQLILNETPFYAESGGQIADQGTLEAEDLKVVIKDVQKAPNGQNLHRAVVEKGTLKAEASVLAAVNEQIRSKVIKNHTATHLLHQALKDVLGGHVNQAGSLVGPDRLRFDFSHFGQITSEELEKIEAIVNEQIWQSLEVDINYKDIDEAKALGAMALFGEKYGKIVRVVQVGDYSLELCGGCHVPNTASIGLFKIQSESGIGAGTRRIEAVTGESAYKLMNDQITVLKEASGKLKTNPKDLSARIDVLLGEMKQLQRENESLAAKLGNIEAGSLVSKAKEVNGITVLAAKVQASDMNNLRNMADDLKQKLGSAVVVLGSVNEGKVNIIAGVTDDLIKKGFHAGKAVKEVAAKCGGGGGGRPDMAQAGGKDPEKLESALQFVEEWVKSV; this comes from the coding sequence ATGAAACAATTGTCAGGTGCTGAAATACGCAGAATGTTCCTGGATTTCTTTAAGGAGAAAGGACACGCTGTTGAACCGAGCGCATCTCTCGTTCCGCACGAAGATCCTTCCCTGCTCTGGATTAATAGTGGTGTTGCCACTCTGAAAAAATATTTTGACGGCCGTGTCATCCCTGAGAATCCAAGGATTACAAATGCCCAAAAATCCATCCGCACCAACGATATCGAAAATGTAGGAAAAACAGCAAGGCACCATACATTTTTTGAAATGCTGGGCAACTTCTCAATTGGTGATTACTTTAAAGAAGAAGCAATCGTTTGGGCTTGGGAGTTTTTGACTGATAAACAATGGATCGGTTTTGCAGAAGAAAAGCTTTCTGTTACGATTCACCCCGAAGATGATGAAGCCTTCAACATCTGGAGGGAAAAAGTGGGAGTGCCGGAAGAAAGAATTATCCGCCTGGAAGGAAACTTCTGGGATATCGGAGAAGGGCCAAGCGGTCCAAATACAGAAATCTTCTATGATCGCGGACCTGAATATGGAAATGACACAGAAGATCCTGAACTTTATCCCGGCGGTGAAAACGACCGATATTTAGAAGTCTGGAACCTTGTGTTTTCTGAGTTCAACCATAATCCTGATGGTACTTATACACCGCTTCCTAAGAAAAATATTGATACCGGGATGGGGCTTGAGCGGATGGCATCTGTCGTTCAAAATGTGCCTACCAACTTTGATACAGACTTATTTATGCCGATTATCCGGGGAACAGAAGAAATCTCAGGCCGGAAATATGGATCTTCAAAAGAAACGGATGTTGCATTTAAAGTTATTGCTGACCATATCCGCACAGTGGCATTTGCAGTGGGTGACGGTGCGTTGCCTTCTAATGAAGGTCGGGGCTATGTATTGAGAAGATTGCTTCGCCGTGCTGTCAGATATGCCAAACAAATCAATATAAACGAGCCATTCATGTATGAATTGGTGCCGGTGGTAGGAGAAATTATGCATGACTTCTATCCGGAAGTAAAAGAAAAAACAGAATTTATCCAAAAGGTCATCAAAAATGAAGAAGAACGTTTCCATGAAACACTTCATGAAGGTCTTGCCATTCTTTCATCTGTTATTAAGAAAGAAAAGGAAAAAGGCAGCGATACGATTCAGGGTGAAGACGTTTTCCGTCTTTATGATACGTACGGATTCCCGGTTGAGTTAACGGAGGAATATGCTGAAGAAGAGGGTATGAAAGTGGATCATGCCGGATTTGAAAAGGAAATGGAAGGACAGCGTAAGCGTGCACGTTCAGCGCGTCAGGATGTAGATTCAATGCAGGTCCAGGGCGGTGTATTAGGAGAGCTGAAAATCGAAAGCAAATTTGTCGGATATGATAAGCTTCAGACAGAAGCCCAAATAGCTGCAATTGTGAAGGATGGGCAATTAATCGAAGAAGCTCATGATGGTGAGGAGATTCAGCTGATCCTGAATGAAACACCATTTTACGCAGAGAGCGGCGGGCAGATTGCTGACCAGGGAACTCTTGAAGCAGAAGATTTAAAGGTTGTCATCAAGGATGTTCAAAAAGCTCCAAATGGCCAAAACCTTCATAGAGCTGTCGTTGAAAAAGGAACGCTGAAGGCTGAAGCATCTGTATTGGCTGCGGTAAATGAGCAAATCCGTTCAAAGGTAATCAAAAATCATACTGCAACTCACTTGCTGCATCAGGCTTTAAAGGATGTTTTGGGTGGCCATGTTAACCAGGCTGGTTCTTTAGTAGGGCCGGATCGTCTGCGTTTTGATTTCTCTCATTTCGGGCAAATTACTTCTGAAGAGCTTGAGAAAATTGAAGCGATTGTTAACGAACAAATTTGGCAAAGCCTTGAAGTTGACATCAATTACAAGGATATTGACGAGGCAAAAGCACTGGGTGCTATGGCTCTATTTGGTGAGAAATATGGCAAGATAGTCCGTGTTGTTCAGGTTGGGGATTACAGTCTTGAGCTTTGCGGAGGGTGCCATGTTCCGAATACTGCTTCCATCGGATTGTTCAAGATTCAATCGGAAAGCGGAATTGGCGCTGGAACTCGCAGAATAGAAGCAGTAACTGGTGAATCTGCATACAAGCTAATGAATGATCAGATTACTGTTTTAAAAGAAGCATCAGGCAAATTAAAGACCAATCCAAAAGATTTGTCCGCAAGAATTGATGTGCTGCTTGGAGAAATGAAGCAGCTTCAGCGTGAGAACGAATCTTTAGCAGCGAAATTGGGCAATATTGAAGCAGGGAGCCTGGTATCCAAGGCAAAAGAAGTCAATGGCATTACCGTTCTTGCTGCGAAGGTCCAGGCATCAGATATGAATAACCTGCGCAATATGGCTGACGATTTAAAACAAAAGCTTGGATCTGCAGTTGTTGTATTAGGCAGTGTAAACGAGGGAAAAGTGAATATTATTGCCGGAGTGACAGATGATCTGATCAAAAAAGGCTTCCATGCAGGCAAAGCGGTCAAAGAAGTTGCAGCAAAATGCGGCGGCGGAGGCGGAGGCCGTCCGGACATGGCTCAGGCTGGCGGAAAAGACCCGGAAAAACTTGAAAGTGCTCTGCAATTTGTAGAAGAATGGGTTAAATCCGTTTGA
- the greA gene encoding transcription elongation factor GreA, with product MATEKVFPMTQAGKEKLEQELEYLKSVKRKEVVERIKIARSFGDLSENSEYDSAKEEQAFVEGRITTLENMIRNAKIIQEEEMAGDIVGLGRSVTFVELPDGDEETYTIVGSAEADPFEGKISNDSPIAKSLIGRTVGDEVTVQTPGGEMNVRIVSIK from the coding sequence TTGGCTACAGAAAAGGTTTTCCCAATGACACAGGCAGGTAAAGAAAAACTTGAGCAGGAACTTGAATATTTAAAATCGGTTAAACGCAAAGAAGTGGTTGAACGTATAAAGATCGCAAGAAGCTTCGGAGACCTTTCCGAGAACTCAGAATATGATTCAGCGAAAGAAGAGCAGGCATTTGTTGAGGGCCGGATTACCACTCTTGAAAATATGATCCGCAATGCAAAGATCATCCAAGAGGAAGAAATGGCCGGAGATATTGTTGGACTTGGCCGTTCCGTTACGTTCGTAGAGCTTCCGGATGGAGACGAAGAAACTTACACTATCGTAGGAAGTGCCGAGGCGGATCCTTTTGAAGGAAAAATCTCAAACGATTCACCAATTGCTAAGAGCCTGATTGGGCGTACAGTTGGAGACGAAGTGACCGTTCAGACTCCTGGAGGAGAAATGAACGTACGCATTGTTTCCATTAAATAA
- a CDS encoding IreB family regulatory phosphoprotein encodes MSSFDKTMRFNFPEEPIEQDVNEVLFQVYGALQEKGYNPINQIVGYLLSGDPAYIPRHKDARNIIRKLERDEIIEELVKSYLKQQREG; translated from the coding sequence ATGAGCTCATTTGACAAAACAATGAGGTTTAATTTTCCTGAAGAACCAATCGAACAAGATGTTAATGAAGTTCTGTTTCAAGTTTATGGTGCCCTCCAGGAAAAAGGGTATAACCCTATAAATCAAATTGTCGGTTATCTGCTGTCCGGGGATCCGGCTTACATTCCCCGCCATAAGGATGCACGCAATATCATCCGTAAACTTGAACGGGATGAGATCATCGAAGAATTGGTTAAATCATACTTAAAACAGCAGCGTGAGGGGTAA
- a CDS encoding peptidase U32 family protein, translated as MKKPELLVTPTSVEDIGPLVYAGADAFVVGEQRYGLRLAGEFTREDVKEAVELAHKHGKKVYVAMNALFHNDKVPELEGYISFLKEINADAIIFGDPAVLMAARSAAPDMKLHWNTETTATNWYTCNYWGRKGAKRAVLAREINMDAIIEIKENADVEIEVQVHGMTAMFQSKRSLLGNYYEYQGKALEVENRKQEKNMFLHDKERENKYPIFEDENGTHIMSPNDICIIDELQEMIEAGIDSFKIDGILKTPEYIVEVTKLYRKAIDLCVEDSGQYDEIKDGLLTEVEEIQPANRPLDTGFFFKETVY; from the coding sequence ATGAAAAAACCTGAACTGTTGGTAACGCCAACAAGTGTTGAGGATATCGGGCCCCTTGTGTATGCAGGTGCAGATGCTTTTGTGGTAGGAGAACAGCGATATGGACTGAGACTTGCAGGGGAATTCACACGGGAAGATGTGAAAGAAGCGGTTGAACTTGCACACAAGCATGGGAAAAAAGTGTATGTGGCGATGAACGCTTTATTTCATAATGATAAAGTGCCTGAACTTGAAGGTTACATCAGTTTCCTGAAAGAAATAAATGCTGATGCAATTATATTTGGAGATCCTGCTGTATTAATGGCCGCCCGCTCGGCTGCGCCGGACATGAAGCTCCATTGGAATACAGAAACTACTGCAACAAACTGGTATACATGCAACTACTGGGGCAGAAAAGGTGCAAAACGCGCAGTCCTGGCAAGAGAGATAAATATGGATGCCATCATTGAAATAAAAGAAAATGCCGATGTGGAAATTGAAGTGCAGGTTCATGGCATGACTGCCATGTTCCAATCAAAGCGCTCCCTGCTGGGCAACTATTATGAATACCAGGGGAAAGCCCTGGAAGTGGAAAACCGCAAACAGGAAAAAAATATGTTCCTCCACGATAAGGAACGGGAAAATAAATACCCGATTTTTGAAGATGAAAATGGCACTCATATCATGAGTCCTAATGACATCTGCATTATAGATGAACTGCAGGAAATGATTGAAGCAGGCATTGATTCATTTAAAATTGACGGGATATTAAAAACTCCTGAGTATATTGTTGAAGTGACTAAACTCTATAGAAAAGCTATTGATCTATGTGTCGAAGATTCGGGCCAATACGATGAAATAAAAGATGGTCTTCTCACTGAAGTTGAAGAAATACAGCCAGCGAATCGTCCGCTTGATACCGGATTCTTCTTTAAGGAAACTGTCTACTAA
- the mltG gene encoding endolytic transglycosylase MltG, with amino-acid sequence MSADDQKGKKEIIREKMIERQGEAKVVRKIVLIVAIILLISAAAVIGGGYFYINSALKPVDPDNNKPKKVEIPIGSSVTGIGTVLEENGIIRDARVFKYYVKFKNEAGFMAGEYELKPSMNMKEILDSLKTGKVMEEVAFKITIPEGKQLEQIAGIIAEKTDKKPEDVLKKLNDKAFIESLMAAYPELLTKEILAENIKYPLEGYLFPATYPFYKEDPTIEEIVKVMLDKTASVIKKYSGDMEKQEYTPHKLLTMASLIEEEATAKVDRDQIASVFYNRIDTGMPLQTDPTVLYAHGEHKSRVLYKDLEIDSPYNTYKYPGLTPGPIANAGVSSIEAALVPAETDFLYFLATSTGEVLFSKTLDEHNQKKAQHISNN; translated from the coding sequence ATGTCGGCAGACGATCAAAAAGGAAAAAAAGAAATAATACGTGAAAAAATGATTGAGCGCCAAGGCGAAGCAAAAGTAGTCCGTAAAATTGTACTGATAGTTGCAATCATATTATTAATCTCAGCTGCTGCTGTGATTGGCGGCGGATATTTTTATATTAATTCAGCTTTAAAGCCTGTAGATCCGGATAATAATAAGCCGAAGAAAGTAGAGATACCAATCGGGTCATCTGTTACAGGAATCGGCACTGTTCTTGAAGAAAATGGAATTATCAGGGATGCACGTGTTTTTAAATACTATGTGAAATTCAAAAATGAAGCTGGATTTATGGCAGGAGAATATGAATTGAAGCCTTCTATGAATATGAAGGAGATTCTGGATAGCTTGAAAACAGGTAAGGTAATGGAAGAAGTAGCATTCAAGATCACCATTCCAGAGGGAAAACAGCTTGAGCAGATCGCAGGAATTATTGCCGAAAAGACTGATAAAAAACCTGAAGACGTTTTGAAGAAACTCAATGATAAAGCTTTTATTGAGTCTTTAATGGCAGCATATCCTGAATTGCTGACAAAGGAAATCCTTGCAGAGAATATTAAGTATCCCCTTGAAGGATACTTATTCCCGGCAACCTATCCTTTTTACAAAGAAGATCCGACTATAGAGGAAATTGTCAAAGTTATGCTTGATAAAACGGCTTCAGTTATTAAAAAGTATAGCGGTGATATGGAGAAGCAGGAATACACTCCGCACAAATTATTGACAATGGCATCGCTCATAGAGGAAGAAGCAACGGCGAAAGTAGACCGTGATCAGATTGCGAGTGTTTTCTACAACCGGATTGACACAGGAATGCCTTTACAGACAGATCCAACTGTCCTGTATGCACATGGTGAGCATAAATCAAGGGTCCTTTATAAAGACTTAGAGATCGACTCACCATACAACACATATAAGTACCCTGGACTGACGCCCGGACCTATTGCAAATGCCGGGGTTTCCTCAATTGAAGCAGCATTGGTGCCTGCAGAAACAGATTTCCTTTACTTCCTGGCCACATCAACAGGAGAAGTGCTTTTCTCAAAGACACTGGATGAGCATAATCAAAAAAAAGCACAGCATATATCAAATAATTAA
- a CDS encoding DUF1292 domain-containing protein, with translation MNHGDNNITVIDEEGNEQLCEVLFTFDSEEFGKSYVLYYPVGADENDDEEIEIHASAFSPSEDSKDGELQPIETEEEWDLIEEMLNTFLDEQED, from the coding sequence ATGAACCATGGAGATAACAACATTACTGTAATTGACGAGGAAGGCAACGAGCAGCTTTGCGAAGTATTGTTCACGTTTGATTCGGAAGAATTCGGCAAGTCATATGTCCTTTACTACCCAGTGGGAGCAGATGAAAATGATGATGAAGAAATTGAAATTCACGCATCAGCATTCAGCCCAAGCGAAGATAGCAAGGATGGCGAACTGCAGCCGATCGAGACAGAAGAAGAATGGGATCTAATTGAAGAAATGCTAAACACATTCCTTGATGAGCAGGAAGATTAA